A stretch of Streptococcus sp. oral taxon 061 DNA encodes these proteins:
- a CDS encoding LysR family transcriptional regulator: MNIQQLRYVVAIANSGTFREAAEKMYVSQPSLSISVRDLEKELGFKIFRRTSSGTFLTRRGMEFYEKAQELVKGFDVFQNQYANPEEEKDEFSIASQHYDFLPPTITTFSQRYPDYKNFRIFESTTVQILDEVAQGHSEIGIIYLNNQNQKGIMQRVEKLGLEVIELIPFQTHIYLREGHPLAKKKELVMEDLVDLPTVRFTQEKDEYLYYSENFVDTSASSQMFNVTDRATLNGILERTNAYATGSGFLDSDSVNGITVIPLNDNLNNRMVYVKREEVDLSPAGTLFVEVMQEYFDQKRKA, translated from the coding sequence ATGAATATTCAACAATTACGCTACGTTGTTGCTATTGCAAATAGTGGTACTTTTCGTGAAGCGGCTGAGAAAATGTACGTTAGCCAACCCAGTCTATCTATTTCTGTAAGAGATCTGGAGAAAGAGCTAGGATTCAAGATTTTCCGCAGAACTAGTTCGGGTACCTTTCTTACTCGTCGTGGAATGGAATTTTATGAAAAGGCCCAAGAGTTGGTCAAAGGATTTGATGTTTTCCAGAACCAGTATGCCAATCCTGAAGAGGAAAAGGATGAGTTTTCAATAGCCAGCCAGCACTATGATTTCTTGCCACCGACTATCACAACTTTTTCTCAAAGGTACCCAGACTATAAAAATTTCCGTATTTTTGAATCTACAACTGTTCAGATTTTGGATGAAGTAGCCCAAGGTCATAGTGAGATTGGGATTATTTACCTCAACAATCAAAACCAAAAGGGTATCATGCAACGGGTTGAAAAGTTAGGCCTTGAAGTGATTGAGTTGATTCCTTTCCAGACGCATATCTATCTGCGTGAAGGACATCCTTTAGCTAAGAAAAAAGAGTTGGTCATGGAAGATTTAGTTGATTTGCCAACAGTTCGATTCACGCAAGAAAAGGATGAATATCTCTATTACTCAGAAAACTTTGTGGATACAAGTGCCAGCTCTCAGATGTTTAACGTAACAGACCGCGCTACTTTAAATGGAATTCTTGAAAGAACAAATGCTTATGCGACTGGTTCTGGATTCTTAGATAGCGATAGTGTCAACGGAATTACGGTTATTCCATTAAATGATAATCTCAATAATCGCATGGTTTATGTGAAACGTGAGGAAGTAGACTTGAGCCCAGCGGGAACCTTATTTGTAGAAGTTATGCAAGAGTATTTTGATCAGAAGAGGAAAGCATGA
- the sodA gene encoding superoxide dismutase SodA yields MAIILPDLPYAYDALEPYIDAETMHLHHDKHHQTYVNNANAALEKHPEIGEDLEALLADVESIPADIRQALINNGGGHLNHALFWELMTPEKTAPSAELAAAIDETFGSFEEFQAAFTAAATTRFGSGWAWLVVNKEGKLEVTSTANQDTPISEGKKPILGLDVWEHAYYVKYRNVRPDYIKAFFSVINWNKVDELYAAAK; encoded by the coding sequence ATGGCTATTATCTTACCAGATCTTCCATACGCTTACGATGCATTGGAACCATACATTGATGCTGAAACAATGCACTTGCACCATGACAAACACCACCAAACATACGTAAACAACGCAAACGCAGCTCTTGAAAAACACCCTGAAATTGGTGAAGACCTCGAAGCATTGCTTGCAGATGTTGAATCTATCCCAGCTGATATCCGTCAAGCGCTTATCAACAACGGTGGTGGACACTTGAACCACGCTCTTTTCTGGGAATTGATGACTCCTGAAAAGACAGCTCCTTCAGCAGAACTTGCAGCAGCCATCGATGAAACTTTCGGTTCATTTGAAGAATTCCAAGCAGCATTTACTGCGGCAGCAACTACTCGTTTCGGTTCTGGATGGGCATGGTTGGTTGTTAACAAAGAAGGTAAACTTGAAGTGACTTCAACAGCAAACCAAGACACACCAATCTCAGAAGGTAAAAAACCAATCTTGGGCTTGGACGTTTGGGAACATGCCTACTACGTGAAATACCGCAACGTTCGTCCTGACTACATCAAAGCTTTCTTCTCAGTGATTAACTGGAACAAAGTAGACGAGCTTTACGCAGCAGCTAAATAA
- the holA gene encoding DNA polymerase III subunit delta, whose product MLAIEESRKLSLANLPSLTLFTGVDQGQYDIMKTQVLKQIGYDPADLNFAYFDMKEVDYKSLELELVSLPFFADEKIVILDHFVDITTAKKRYLTDDELKSFEDYLENPLPSSKLVIFAEGKLDSKRRLVKLLKRDATVFEAIEPKEQEIRAYFQEWAQELGLNFAGKSFEQLLIKSGFQFSEIQKNLLFLQAYKDNGDITEEDIVEAIPKTLQDNIFDLTQLILTKKIDQARDLVKDLTLQGEDEIKLIAIMLGQFRLYTQVKILQESGQTEAKMVSSLGHYLGRNPNPYQIRFALRDTRGLSLNFLQDSIRYLIQADYQIKTGVYEKGYLFENALLQIASQSN is encoded by the coding sequence ATGCTAGCCATAGAAGAAAGCCGAAAACTGTCCTTAGCAAACCTTCCGAGTTTGACCCTGTTTACAGGGGTCGATCAAGGACAGTACGACATCATGAAAACTCAGGTTCTAAAGCAAATCGGCTACGATCCTGCAGATTTGAATTTTGCTTATTTTGACATGAAAGAAGTAGACTACAAAAGCTTGGAACTAGAGCTGGTCAGTCTTCCTTTCTTTGCGGATGAAAAAATTGTTATTTTAGATCATTTTGTCGATATAACGACAGCTAAAAAACGCTATCTAACTGATGATGAGCTTAAGTCTTTTGAAGACTATCTGGAAAATCCTTTACCTTCTAGTAAACTAGTCATTTTTGCTGAAGGGAAGTTGGATAGTAAGAGACGTTTGGTCAAATTGCTCAAGAGGGATGCGACAGTTTTTGAAGCCATCGAGCCAAAAGAGCAAGAAATACGAGCTTATTTTCAAGAGTGGGCTCAGGAATTAGGACTGAATTTTGCTGGAAAATCTTTCGAACAGTTGCTTATTAAATCAGGTTTTCAATTTAGTGAAATTCAGAAAAATCTACTCTTCTTACAGGCCTACAAGGATAATGGTGACATTACAGAAGAAGACATTGTTGAAGCCATACCAAAGACTTTGCAGGATAATATCTTTGATTTGACCCAGTTAATATTGACTAAGAAGATTGATCAGGCACGTGATTTAGTCAAAGATTTGACCTTGCAGGGAGAAGATGAGATTAAACTGATTGCCATTATGCTGGGGCAGTTCAGACTCTATACACAAGTGAAAATTTTACAAGAGTCTGGTCAGACAGAGGCTAAGATGGTCAGCAGTTTAGGTCACTATCTTGGTCGCAATCCTAATCCTTACCAAATCAGATTTGCCCTTCGTGACACGCGAGGATTGTCCTTGAATTTCTTACAGGATTCCATTCGTTATCTTATCCAAGCAGATTACCAAATTAAGACAGGGGTTTACGAAAAAGGCTACCTGTTTGAGAATGCTTTGTTGCAAATTGCAAGCCAGTCAAATTGA
- a CDS encoding dihydroorotate oxidase, whose translation MVSTKTQIAGFEFDNCLMNAAGVTCMTIEELEGVKNSAAGTFVTKTATLEFRQGNPEPRYQDVPLGSINSMGLPNNGLDYYLKYLLELQEKEPNRTFFLSLVGMSPEETHTILKKVQESDFRGLTELNLSCPNVPGKPQIAYDFETTDRILSEVFEYFTKPLGIKLPPYFDIVHFDQAAAIFNKYPLKFVNCVNSIGNGLYIKDESVVIRPKNGFGGIGGEYIKPTALANVHAFYQRLNPQIQIIGTGGVLTGRDAFEHILCGASMVQVGTTLHKEGVGAFERITKELKEIMTEKGYQSLEDFRGKLNYMD comes from the coding sequence ATGGTATCAACTAAAACACAGATTGCTGGTTTTGAATTTGATAATTGCTTGATGAATGCAGCAGGAGTTACTTGTATGACCATTGAGGAATTGGAAGGTGTTAAAAACTCAGCAGCAGGAACTTTTGTCACAAAAACAGCAACCTTGGAATTTCGTCAGGGAAATCCTGAACCACGTTATCAAGATGTTCCACTAGGTTCTATTAACTCGATGGGGCTGCCTAATAATGGTTTAGATTATTATTTGAAGTATCTATTAGAGTTACAAGAAAAAGAACCAAACCGTACTTTCTTTCTGTCTTTAGTTGGAATGTCTCCAGAGGAAACTCATACCATTTTGAAGAAGGTGCAAGAAAGTGATTTTCGTGGTCTAACTGAACTCAATCTCTCATGTCCCAATGTTCCAGGAAAACCTCAGATTGCCTATGATTTTGAAACAACAGACCGTATCTTGTCAGAAGTCTTTGAGTATTTTACAAAACCTCTAGGAATTAAGCTACCACCTTATTTTGATATTGTACATTTTGATCAAGCAGCAGCGATTTTTAACAAATACCCACTCAAGTTCGTCAACTGTGTTAACTCTATCGGAAATGGTCTTTATATTAAAGACGAGTCTGTCGTAATTCGTCCTAAGAATGGTTTTGGTGGAATTGGTGGAGAATACATTAAACCAACTGCACTTGCCAATGTCCATGCCTTTTATCAACGCTTAAATCCTCAAATTCAAATCATCGGAACTGGTGGAGTGCTCACAGGGCGTGATGCCTTTGAACATATCCTATGTGGTGCCAGCATGGTACAAGTAGGAACTACTCTTCATAAAGAAGGTGTAGGTGCTTTTGAACGTATTACAAAGGAACTCAAAGAAATTATGACGGAAAAAGGATACCAAAGCCTAGAGGATTTCCGTGGAAAATTGAATTATATGGATTAA
- the gdhA gene encoding NADP-specific glutamate dehydrogenase — protein MTSAKEYIQSVFETVKARNGHEAEFLQAVEEFFSTLEPVFEKHPEYIEENILARITEPERVISFRVPWVDRDGKVQVNRGYRVQFNSAVGPYKGGLRFHPTVNQGILKFLGFEQIFKNVLTGLPIGGGKGGSDFDPKGKTDAEVMRFCQSFMTELQKYIGPSLDVPAGDIGVGGREIGYLYGQYKRLNQFDAGVLTGKPLGFGGSLIRPEATGYGLVYYTEEMLKANGNSFAGKKVVISGSGNVAQYALQKATELGATVISVSDSNGYVIDENGIDFDLLTDVKNNRRARLTEYAAEKPTATYHEGSVWTYSGNYDIALPCATQNEIDGDAAKRLVAQGVKVVSEGANMPSNLEAIHVYKENGVLYGPAKAANAGGVAVSALEMSQNSLRLSWTREEVDGRLKDIMTNIFNTAKTTAETYGLGTDYLAGANIAAFENVANAMIAQGIV, from the coding sequence ATGACATCTGCTAAAGAATATATCCAAAGCGTGTTTGAAACTGTAAAAGCTCGTAACGGGCATGAGGCTGAATTTCTCCAGGCGGTTGAAGAATTCTTCAGCACTTTGGAGCCTGTCTTTGAAAAACACCCTGAGTATATTGAAGAAAATATCTTGGCACGTATCACTGAACCTGAGCGCGTAATTTCTTTCCGTGTTCCTTGGGTTGACCGTGATGGAAAAGTTCAAGTTAACCGTGGTTACCGTGTTCAATTCAACTCAGCTGTTGGACCATATAAAGGCGGACTTCGTTTCCACCCAACTGTAAATCAAGGGATCTTGAAATTCCTCGGATTCGAACAAATCTTTAAAAACGTTTTGACTGGACTTCCAATCGGTGGAGGTAAAGGTGGATCAGACTTTGATCCTAAAGGCAAAACTGATGCTGAAGTGATGCGCTTCTGCCAAAGCTTCATGACTGAATTGCAAAAATACATCGGACCATCTCTTGACGTGCCTGCTGGTGATATCGGTGTCGGTGGACGTGAAATTGGTTACCTTTACGGACAATACAAACGCCTCAACCAATTTGATGCTGGTGTCTTGACTGGTAAACCTCTTGGATTTGGTGGTAGCTTGATTCGTCCAGAAGCAACTGGTTATGGATTGGTTTACTACACTGAAGAAATGCTTAAAGCAAACGGCAACAGCTTTGCAGGTAAGAAAGTTGTTATTTCAGGTTCTGGTAACGTAGCTCAATACGCTCTTCAAAAAGCAACTGAACTTGGTGCAACTGTTATCTCTGTATCTGACTCAAATGGTTATGTGATTGATGAAAACGGAATCGATTTTGACCTTCTTACAGATGTTAAAAACAACCGTCGTGCTCGTTTGACTGAATACGCTGCAGAAAAACCAACTGCTACTTACCATGAAGGTTCTGTATGGACTTACTCAGGCAACTACGACATCGCCCTTCCATGTGCGACTCAAAATGAAATTGACGGTGATGCTGCAAAACGTTTGGTAGCTCAAGGTGTGAAAGTTGTCTCTGAAGGAGCAAACATGCCAAGTAACTTGGAAGCTATCCATGTTTACAAAGAAAATGGTGTCCTTTACGGACCTGCAAAAGCTGCCAATGCTGGTGGTGTTGCTGTATCTGCCCTTGAAATGAGCCAAAACAGTCTTCGCCTTTCATGGACACGTGAAGAAGTTGACGGACGTCTCAAAGACATCATGACAAACATCTTTAACACTGCTAAAACAACTGCAGAAACATACGGTCTTGGTACTGACTACCTTGCAGGTGCAAATATTGCAGCCTTTGAAAACGTAGCAAATGCTATGATTGCCCAAGGTATTGTTTAA